A genomic region of Micromonospora sp. NBC_01796 contains the following coding sequences:
- a CDS encoding IS3 family transposase: protein MNVFPFIAAEQAGKHNVKRACELLEVSRSAYYQQKTGTQSQRERVDARLTDKITVLHERSKGTYGAPRIHADLTEQGLRHGRKRVARLMRIAGLAGKSPRRWRTTTIPDPAAGLRPDLVGRDFRVDPGVIDTRWCGDITYINTWQGWLYLATVIDLASRRVVGWAVADNLKTDLVDAALADAVARRRPEPGLVFHSDRGTQYVSAQHTRLAHRHDIRLSVGRRGQCWDNAVAESFFATIKTELLHRQAWPTHQAARQAIFEYIEGWYNTRRRHSTLGYLSPAAFETTSSQPLPIDRAA, encoded by the coding sequence GTGAACGTCTTCCCGTTCATCGCCGCGGAGCAGGCCGGCAAGCACAACGTTAAACGTGCCTGCGAACTGCTCGAGGTCTCCCGATCCGCCTACTACCAGCAGAAAACCGGCACCCAGTCGCAGCGCGAGCGGGTCGATGCCCGGCTCACCGACAAGATCACCGTGCTGCACGAACGGTCCAAGGGCACCTACGGGGCGCCGCGGATCCACGCTGACCTCACCGAACAGGGGCTACGGCACGGCCGCAAACGCGTCGCCCGGCTGATGCGCATCGCCGGACTCGCCGGCAAGAGCCCACGCCGCTGGCGCACGACCACAATCCCGGATCCGGCCGCCGGGCTCCGACCTGACCTGGTCGGCCGCGATTTCCGTGTTGATCCTGGCGTAATCGATACCCGCTGGTGCGGCGACATCACCTACATCAACACGTGGCAGGGCTGGCTCTACCTGGCCACTGTCATCGATCTCGCATCACGCCGGGTCGTCGGCTGGGCCGTGGCCGACAACCTCAAGACCGACCTGGTCGACGCCGCCCTCGCCGACGCTGTCGCACGCCGCCGACCCGAGCCCGGGCTGGTGTTTCATTCCGACCGTGGCACGCAATACGTCAGCGCCCAGCACACCCGCCTGGCACACCGTCACGACATCCGCCTGTCCGTCGGCCGGCGCGGACAGTGCTGGGACAACGCAGTCGCCGAGTCGTTCTTCGCCACCATCAAAACCGAACTCCTGCACCGCCAGGCCTGGCCCACCCACCAAGCCGCCCGCCAGGCCATATTCGAATACATCGAGGGCTGGTACAACACCCGCCGCCGACACTCAACCCTCGGCTACCTCAGCCCTGCGGCCTTCGAGACCACCAGCTCACAACCGCTACCGATCGACCGAGCCGCCTAA
- a CDS encoding transposase: MGKKRPRPRRSFTPEFKAEIVELCQRGDRTLRQVSQDFDLTETAVREWVKQAELDTGVRADGLTTDERAELAQLRKENRRLREDVDVLKRATAFFAKETR; the protein is encoded by the coding sequence ATGGGAAAGAAGCGGCCGCGGCCTCGGCGTTCGTTCACGCCGGAGTTCAAGGCCGAGATCGTCGAGTTGTGTCAGCGTGGTGACCGCACGCTCCGGCAGGTCAGCCAGGACTTCGACCTGACCGAGACGGCAGTGCGTGAGTGGGTCAAGCAGGCCGAACTCGACACCGGCGTCCGCGCCGATGGGCTGACCACCGACGAACGGGCCGAACTCGCACAGCTGCGCAAAGAGAACCGCAGGCTGCGCGAAGACGTCGATGTGCTCAAACGGGCAACGGCTTTCTTCGCGAAGGAGACCCGGTGA